A window of Cohnella herbarum contains these coding sequences:
- a CDS encoding ABC transporter ATP-binding protein → MGNNGKRLFQYALNYKKPIILALVLLLVAVGVELVGPFLAKRMIDTNIMGIEKPWYETKQGEKYAVSYREGWYKREDHFREGEAKGKEVRVLQSGRSYYFVDAAGVPNTGKRTFESGKLTISKEDGSKQLYPATKLSVGETYEFYKPEFRSIFLLAISYVGLLLIGAMLAYWQRLLLQVSANRIVRKMRNDVFRHIQRLPVQYFDNLPAGKVVARVTNDTEAIRELYVSVLANFFSGIIYIVAIIGALFLLDTNLALIALPFIPILYVWIVIYRKFAAKYNHVIRSRLSDINGMINESIQGMPIIQAFRKEKETMAEFNEMNDEYFKYQNKLLTLNSITSHNLVNVFRNVLFIAVVWMFAGDWLGTAVTVGVLYAFIDYMNRMMHPIVGIVNQLSNLEVARVSAERVFTLLDEPGVEVSDSRMDRYKGNVAFKDVTFGYKPGEDVLKNINFSARQGQTVALVGHTGSGKSSILNLLFRFYDVERGEISIDGVDVRTLTKQQLRQHMGIVLQDPFLFTGTIASNVSLDDPSISREKVEQALRDVGAYDMFMQLPGGLDEPVIEKGSTLSAGQRQLISFARALAFDPAILILDEATASIDTETEAIIQGALNVLKRGRTTFVIAHRLSTIRAADQILVLDRGQIMERGNHDELMQQGGKYFAMYQLQQGAAAEIVA, encoded by the coding sequence ATGGGTAACAACGGCAAGCGATTGTTTCAATATGCTTTGAACTATAAGAAACCGATAATCCTAGCGCTGGTGCTGCTGTTGGTAGCGGTTGGCGTCGAGCTCGTCGGTCCTTTCCTCGCGAAGAGGATGATCGACACGAACATCATGGGAATCGAGAAGCCCTGGTACGAGACGAAGCAAGGCGAGAAATACGCGGTATCGTATCGGGAAGGCTGGTACAAGAGAGAGGATCACTTCCGGGAAGGCGAAGCGAAGGGCAAGGAAGTGCGCGTTCTGCAATCGGGGCGCAGCTATTATTTCGTCGATGCGGCAGGCGTACCGAATACCGGCAAAAGAACATTCGAGAGCGGTAAGCTTACGATCTCGAAGGAAGACGGGAGCAAGCAGCTCTATCCCGCAACCAAGCTGTCCGTAGGGGAGACTTACGAGTTTTACAAGCCCGAATTCCGCAGCATCTTCTTGCTGGCAATCAGTTATGTCGGGTTGTTGTTAATCGGCGCGATGCTTGCGTATTGGCAGAGATTGCTTCTCCAAGTGTCCGCGAATCGGATCGTCCGCAAGATGCGCAACGATGTGTTCAGACACATTCAGCGTCTTCCGGTGCAATACTTCGATAATCTGCCCGCGGGTAAAGTCGTGGCCAGGGTCACGAACGACACCGAAGCGATCCGCGAATTGTACGTATCGGTGCTGGCGAACTTTTTCTCCGGAATTATCTATATCGTGGCCATCATCGGCGCATTATTTTTGCTGGATACGAATCTCGCGCTTATCGCTTTGCCGTTCATTCCGATCTTGTACGTCTGGATCGTCATCTACCGCAAGTTCGCGGCGAAATACAATCACGTCATTCGTTCGCGGCTCAGCGATATTAACGGGATGATCAACGAATCGATTCAAGGGATGCCGATCATTCAGGCGTTCCGCAAGGAAAAGGAAACGATGGCCGAGTTCAACGAGATGAACGACGAGTATTTCAAGTATCAGAACAAGCTGCTTACTTTGAATTCCATTACCTCTCATAACCTCGTTAACGTATTCCGCAACGTGCTGTTCATCGCCGTCGTCTGGATGTTCGCCGGAGATTGGCTGGGAACGGCCGTGACGGTTGGCGTGCTGTACGCCTTCATCGACTACATGAACAGGATGATGCACCCGATCGTGGGGATCGTTAACCAACTGTCGAATCTGGAAGTCGCGCGCGTATCGGCGGAGCGGGTGTTTACATTGCTTGACGAGCCGGGTGTTGAAGTGTCGGACAGCCGGATGGACCGGTACAAGGGGAATGTGGCGTTCAAGGATGTTACATTCGGCTATAAGCCGGGCGAAGACGTGTTGAAGAACATCAACTTCAGCGCGCGCCAAGGGCAAACGGTCGCTCTCGTCGGACACACGGGTTCGGGAAAAAGTTCGATTCTTAATCTGCTATTCCGGTTCTACGACGTGGAGCGGGGAGAGATCTCGATCGACGGCGTCGACGTGAGGACGTTGACGAAGCAGCAGCTTCGCCAGCATATGGGCATCGTGCTGCAAGATCCGTTCTTGTTCACGGGAACGATCGCATCCAACGTTAGCCTGGACGATCCGTCTATTTCCCGGGAAAAGGTGGAGCAAGCGCTACGGGATGTCGGCGCGTACGATATGTTCATGCAGCTGCCGGGCGGATTGGATGAGCCGGTGATCGAGAAGGGAAGCACGTTGTCTGCGGGACAGCGGCAGTTGATCTCGTTCGCGCGGGCGCTCGCCTTCGATCCGGCGATATTGATCCTGGACGAAGCGACGGCGAGTATCGATACCGAGACGGAAGCGATCATACAGGGCGCGCTCAACGTGCTCAAGCGGGGACGGACGACGTTCGTCATCGCGCATAGGCTGTCGACCATCCGCGCGGCTGACCAGATTCTCGTGCTCGACCGCGGCCAGATCATGGAACGCGGCAACCACGACGAGCTGATGCAGCAGGGCGGCAAGTACTTCGCCATGTACCAGCTGCAGCAAGGCGCTGCGGCGGAGATCGTGGCGTAG
- a CDS encoding ABC transporter ATP-binding protein, with protein sequence MFIVLKKLSWFFRMHWKRYAIAILLLTIVGIMDVIPPKLIGVAIDGIRQETLTSGKLTELLVFWIALTVVGYGITYVWLYQLFGGAFVLERLLRSRLMRHLLKMNPTFYERNRTGDLMARATNDLGAVSVTAGFGILTLIDSTLFMLTILVVMAGLISWKLTLAAMLPLPIMALLMQHFGKKIHDRFTKSQDAFGQLNDQVLESVSGVRVIRAFVQEDADRKRFSESTDNVFDKNLQVAKIDALFEPTVKILVGLSYLIGLCYGAVLVFRGEITLGEMVSFNMFLGMLIWPMFAIGELINIMQRGNASLDRINETLGMKEDVKESEAPVALEVPETIAFDGVTFRYPSSSIDNLVDISFTLRRGQTLGIVGRTGSGKTTLLKQLLREYPMGAGKLTVGGVPLTELELNRLRSWIGYVPQQPILFSKTIRENIWFGTADAAKDDEQLNRALELASFRKDVAFLPDGLETLVGEKGVALSGGQKQRVSIARAVIADPEILMLDDALSAVDAKTETEILEGIRNERAGKTTIITTHRLTAVQHADWIVVLDEGRVSEEGTHEELLRLNGWYKEQYDRQQLASVVEG encoded by the coding sequence ATGTTTATCGTATTGAAGAAATTAAGTTGGTTTTTTCGCATGCACTGGAAGCGTTACGCGATCGCGATCTTGCTTCTGACGATCGTGGGAATCATGGACGTTATCCCTCCTAAGCTTATCGGAGTCGCGATTGACGGGATTAGGCAGGAAACGCTGACTTCGGGTAAGCTGACCGAGTTGCTCGTTTTCTGGATTGCGCTCACCGTCGTGGGCTACGGAATTACTTATGTGTGGCTATATCAGCTGTTCGGCGGCGCGTTCGTGCTGGAGCGGTTGTTGCGGTCTCGTCTGATGCGGCATCTGCTGAAAATGAACCCTACGTTCTACGAACGCAACCGGACGGGCGATCTGATGGCCAGAGCGACGAACGATCTGGGAGCCGTGTCGGTTACCGCGGGTTTCGGAATTCTTACGCTCATTGACTCGACTCTGTTTATGTTAACGATCCTCGTCGTTATGGCGGGCTTGATCAGTTGGAAGCTGACGCTAGCCGCTATGCTTCCGTTGCCGATCATGGCGCTGCTCATGCAGCACTTCGGCAAGAAAATTCACGATCGGTTCACGAAATCGCAGGACGCCTTCGGCCAACTGAACGATCAGGTGCTCGAATCGGTATCCGGCGTAAGGGTTATCCGGGCATTCGTGCAAGAGGACGCGGACCGGAAACGGTTCAGTGAATCGACGGATAACGTGTTCGACAAAAACCTTCAAGTCGCCAAGATCGATGCTTTATTCGAGCCGACGGTGAAAATTCTAGTAGGCTTGAGTTATTTGATCGGTCTCTGTTACGGAGCGGTGCTCGTATTCAGGGGCGAAATTACCCTTGGGGAGATGGTTTCGTTCAACATGTTCCTTGGGATGCTCATCTGGCCGATGTTCGCGATCGGCGAGTTGATTAACATCATGCAACGCGGTAACGCCTCGTTAGACCGCATCAACGAGACGCTGGGCATGAAAGAGGACGTGAAGGAAAGCGAGGCTCCGGTCGCCCTGGAAGTACCGGAGACGATCGCGTTCGATGGCGTAACTTTCCGATATCCATCTTCGTCGATAGACAATTTAGTCGATATCTCCTTCACGCTTCGCAGAGGTCAGACGCTCGGTATCGTGGGCAGAACGGGAAGCGGAAAGACGACGTTGCTTAAGCAATTATTGCGCGAATATCCTATGGGAGCGGGCAAGTTGACCGTCGGAGGAGTTCCCCTGACGGAGCTTGAACTGAACCGGCTGAGGAGTTGGATCGGCTACGTGCCGCAACAGCCGATTCTGTTCAGCAAGACGATCCGCGAGAATATCTGGTTCGGAACGGCGGACGCCGCGAAGGACGACGAGCAATTGAACCGCGCGCTGGAGCTGGCGTCATTCCGTAAGGACGTCGCGTTCCTGCCGGACGGCTTAGAAACGCTAGTCGGCGAGAAAGGCGTTGCCTTGTCCGGAGGACAGAAGCAACGCGTCAGCATCGCGAGAGCGGTTATCGCGGATCCCGAGATTCTGATGCTCGACGATGCCCTATCGGCCGTCGATGCTAAGACGGAGACGGAGATTCTGGAAGGAATCCGCAACGAACGCGCGGGGAAAACGACGATTATTACGACCCACCGGTTAACGGCGGTACAGCATGCCGATTGGATCGTCGTGCTCGATGAAGGGCGAGTGTCCGAAGAAGGCACTCATGAAGAGCTCCTACGGCTTAACGGATGGTATAAGGAGCAGTACGATCGTCAACAGCTCGCTTCCGTGGTGGAAGGGTAA